The Desulfonatronum lacustre DSM 10312 region GGAGGCGTGATGCGCGGGGCCGCGGACGGAGGGCGGGCCAAAGGACGGTCCGGAGGTTCGCGGGAAGGCTGCCCGACTCGCTCTTCCAGTGCCGGGCGGCCTTGTTCGGCGGGCTGGCCCAAAAGCTCCCCGGCGGATTCGTCGATGTGTTGCCCAGTGGGTTGCACAGTTGATTGGCCCGTTGATTGTTCAGGGGGCCGTTCCCGGGACGGGGGAGTGAGAAACGGATTTTGGGCCAGGGCTTGGCCGATCCAGAGCAACACAAGCATGGCCGTAATCAGGGCGGTTATGGTGGTGCGGATCATGCCGTGGACGCGCTTCCGGAGCGGGAAGCGGAATGGCTACAGGTGATGGGTTTCAAAATCATTGCCGACGTAATCTTGGACCTCGACCCTGCCTTCCAGGGCCGCCAGGGCACTTTCAGCCATAACCCGCGCCTCGGTCAAGCCCAGGACCACCTCGATCCGGGCCCAGGGCGCGAGCCGGGCTGTCAGCTCACGCACCAGCAGCGCGCTGTGGGCCAGGCCGCCGGCGAGCACGATGGCATCCACCGGGCTCGGATCGTTCGTGGTCACGAGAACCGGCAGCAGCGACGCGATGTGCTTGGCCGTTGCGTAGACAAAAGCGGCGACCACGGATGCGGCCCCGGGGTCCGCGTGTCGGACCATCTCCTCGATTTCCCGGAAATCATTGGTCCCCAGGTGCGCAAACAACCCGCCTTCGCGGAGTACGGCCCGGCGCAGTCCGGGAATATCCATGACGCCGTCCTCCAGAAGCCGGAGCAGGGGCAGGACCGGCAGCGCCCCGCTGCGCTCCGGGCTCATCGGCCCCTCTCCGTCCAGGGCATTGGTCACGTCCACCACCCGCCCGCGGCGATGTGCGCCGATACTTATGCCGCCTCCCAGATGGGCGACGATGAATTTGCCGTTTTCGTAATCAACTCCCAGACGGCGGGCCGCCTCCCGGGCCGCGCCGCGCTGGGACAGGGCGTGGAAGGTGCTCCGGCGGCGGATGCGCGGCAGGCCGGTCAACCTGGCTTCCGGGCACAGCTCGTCCGTGACCACCGGGTCCACGATCAGCGCCTGGCCTCCGAAGCGCTGCGCAATCTCCAGTGCCAACGGCGCGCCCAGATTGCAAGGATGCTCCCCAAAGCGTCGCAAGCGCAAATCCCCAAGCATCTGCTCGTCAATCCGGTACACCCCGCCGGGCAACGGGGCCAGCAAGCCGCCTCTGCCCACCACGGCGTCCAGCCGATTTTCACCCGCCTGGTCGAGAACAGCGAGGATGGGTTCCAGGCGCAGCGCGAACTGGCTCCAGACGTTGGGAAACCCGGCCAGCTCGGCCTTGGAATGCTGAACCTCGCGGGACAACGTCGGCTCCAGGTCTTGGAACAGGACGACCTTCGTGGAGGTGGAGCCGGGGTTGATGGTCAGGATGGTCTTTTTCATGAATGTCCGGGGGGTCAGAGGTCGGCTGGATGATGATGCTCTGAATCGTGGCTCACGGCTCGCACCAGATAGACCGCCAGGGCCATGGAAAGCAGCTTGGACCTGGGAGAGTCGCCGCGGGAGGGAACGACGATGGGCACGGAGCTGCCCACCACGACTCCGGCCACGTCCAGGCCGAGCAGGGTGTTCAGGCATTTGTAGAGCACGTTGCCGCTTTCGATGTCCGGCGTGATCAGAATGTCGGCCTGACCGGCGACTTCGTTCTGGAAACGCTTGCTGGCCGCGGCCTTGGCCGAGAGCGCGAGGTCCAGGGCCATGGGGCCAGCCACATGGGCGTCCCCGAAGGCGCCTTCCCGGCCCATGCGCGCGATCAGATCCGCGTCCAGGGTGGACGGCATGGCCGGATAGTTGACCTTTTCCGTGGCCGCGAGCATCGCCGCCCTTGGAGCCGCAATCCCCAGGGCTCGGGCCACGGTCAGGGCGTTGCGTAGGATTTCCACCTTGCGCTGCAGGTTGGGACGGATGTTCACCGCGGCGTCGCTGAGCAGCATCAGCTTGCCGGAATGCGGGTTCTCGAACACCGTGACATGGCTGAGAATGCCCTGGGGCGGAACGCCGCCGGTCTTGTCCAGCACGGCTTTGAGCAGCGTACTCGTGGAGACGGCTCCCTTCATGATCAGCGCGGCCTCGCCCTCCCGAAACATCCGGACGGCCTCCCGCACCGCGGCCTCGTCGTCCGGAAGGTCGACGCCGCGCAAGTCCGAAATGTCCGCGCCCAGATTCTCGGCGATGCGCCGGGTGGCGTCCATGTCGCCGATAAACACGGGCTCCACCACGCCTGCGGCGTAAGCCTGCATCGCGGCTTCCAGTACGAAGGCGTCCCCGGAACGGGCAATGGCCAACTTTGGGTTTTGGTCAGCCGTGGCCGCCGAACGGATCAGATCGTCGAGGGAAGTGATGGCCATGGGAGTCATGGGTGTCATCGGTGTCAACGAAACGGCCGAAGATATCATTCGTCCCCGCGCTTGAGGGCGATCATCCCGGAACGGCACAGGCTCTTGATGCCGTGGGGCTTGAGCATGTTGATCAACCCGTCCACCCGTTCCCGGTCCCCGCTCATTTCCACGGTGATGGTCCGTCGGCCCATGCCCACCACGTTGGCCCGGAACACCTCGAAGATCTGCATGATCTGGGTGGTGGTGGCCGGGTCCATGGCCACCTTGACCAGGATCAGCTCCCGGTCCACGAATTCCTTGCGTCGCAGATCGTCCATGCCGATAATCACGTCCATCGCGGCCATGTCCTCGGTGATCCGCTGGACGTCCTCGTCGGTCCCGTCCAGGCCGATGGTCAGCCGGGAAATGTCCGGGTCCTCGGTCTCCCCGGCGGAGATGCTGCGGATGTTGACGTTGTATTTCCGGATGGCCTGGGCCATGTCGGCCAGGACTCCCGGTTTGTTTTTGGTCAAGGCGGATATGGTCTGGGTCATGAAGGAGACCTCCTTGTTCTGGCGGAATGCTGCCTGTTTAAATATTTGTACAAAAATGTAATATTAGAAGCTAAACTGATAAAAAAATGAGCATTTGAATACAAAAATGTAATAAAATTGTTTCCCGCCTTGCGGGGAGATTTATAATCTCCTAATATATCATGCAATATTTTCTTGGAACGACTTTTGCTAAATTGCGTGCAAATGGAACAGGCCCTGAGGAAACAGAGGGGACGAGCCACGGGAGAGGCCTTTATGGAGAGTGCTCGTCTCCCGCGCTGGTCGCCGCGCTTTCTGCCGGGGACGATTCCGAACAGGACGTCAGGTTGCAAGTACGTTTTTTCTTGAGGCCGGATATTTGTCAACACGAGAAGAACTACAAAGGAGAATTTTCATGAGCGGAATCCAGTCACGTCTGAACGCCATTTCAGCGGTCACCAACTACGTACCCTCCGCGGCACCGCTGAACTTCGCGGAAACCAAGCCCACGGATCTGTTCGGCTGCAACGTCTTCAACGACAAGGTGATGAAGGAACGACTGCCTTCGGATGCTTACAAGTCTTTGAAGAAAACCATTGAGTACGGCGAAAAGTTGGACCCGGCCCTGGCGGACATCGTGGCCAACGCCATGAAGGATTGGGCCATCGAAAAAGGGGCCACCCATTTCACCCACGTATTCTACCCGTTAACCGGCCTGACCGCGGAAAAGCACGACGCCTTCCTGGTCCCGGACGGCAGCGGCGGGGCAATGGCCCAGTTCAGCGGCAAGTTGCTGATCCAGGGCGAGCCGGACGCATCCAGCTTTCCTTCCGGCGGTCTGCGGACCACCTTCGAAGCCCGCGGTTACACGGCCTGGGACGTGACCAGCCCGGCCTACATCCTGGAAAACCCCAACGGGACCTTCCTGTGCATCCCCACGGCCTTTGTCTCCTGGACCGGCGAGGCCCTGGACAAGAAGACGCCGCTTCTGCGTTCCTTGCAGGCCCTGAACAAGCAGGCCAAGCGCGTGCTCGGCCTGTTCGGCGTGGAGACCAAGCTCCCGGTGACCTCCTATGCCGGCCCGGAGCAGGAATACTTCCTGATCGACCGCAACTTCGTCTTCACCCGCCCCGACCTGCTCATCGCCGGTCGTAGCCTGTTCGGAGCCAAGCCGGCCAAGGGCCAGGAATTCGAAGACCAGTACTTTGGAGCCATCCCGCGCCGCGTCCTCTCCTTCATGATGGAAGTGGAGCGGGAGCTGTACAAGCTGGGCGTGCCCGTGAAGACCCGACACAACGAAGTCGCTCCCGGACAGTATGAAATCGCGCCGATCTTCGAGGCCGGCAACCTGGCCACGGACCACAATCAACTGGTGATGACCGTGTTGCGCAACGTGGCCAAGCGCTACGGCATGGAATGTCTGCTGCACGAAAAACCCTTCGCCGGGATCAACGGCTCCGGAAAACACCTGAACTACTCCATCGGCAACGCCGAACTGGGCAGTCTGTTCGATCCGGGGGAAACCCCCCATGAAAACGCCCAGTTCCTGATCTTTTGCGCCGCGGCCATCCGGGCCATGCATAAGTTCGGCGCATTGTTGCGGGCCACCGTGGCCACGGCATCCAACGACCATCGCCTCGGCGCCAACGAGGCGCCTCCGGCAATCATGTCCGTCTACCTGGGCGCGCAACTGACCGACGTGTTCGAGCAGATCAAGGCCGGAGCCGTAAAAGGATCCAAGAAGAAAGACGCCCTGACCGTGGGCGTGGACACCCTGCCGCCGCTGCCCATGGATCCGGGCGACCGCAACCGGACCAGCCCCTTCGCCTTTACCGGCAACCGCTTTGAGTTCCGCGCCGTGGGTTCCGCCCAGTCCATCGCCGGGCCGCAGGTGGCTTTGAACACGATGATGTCCGAGTCCCTGGACTACATGGCCACGGAACTGGAAAAGGCCACCAAGGGCGATCCCGGAAAGCTGAACAACGCCGTCCAGGCCCTGCTCAAAAAAGTCATCATTGAACACGAGGCCATTATCTTCAACGGGGACGGCTATTCCGAGGAATGGCACAAGGAAGCCGAAAAGCGCGGCCTGCCCAACCTGAAGACGACCCCCGAGGCCCTGCCCGAGATTACCAGCAAGCCGGTGATCGAGCTGTTCAAAACCTACGGCGTGCTCTCCGAGGCGGAACTGCATTCACGCCAGGAGATTTATCTGGAGCAGTACAGCAAGACCATCAACACCGAGGCCAACCTGGCCATCCGCCTGGCCAAGACCGTGATCTTTCCGGCCGCCGTGCGCTACCAGGGAGAGTTGGCCGCCACCTGCGCCAACCTCAAGGCCATCGGCCACGACGTGAAGATGATCACCCTGGAGGACGTGACCGCCAAGCTGCGTTCCCTTCAGAAAGCCGTGGGCGATCTGGAGGGTGCGTTGGGGAAGGTCCCTCATGGAGATACCCTCAAGGAAGCCAAGTATTTCTGCGAGGCGATCCTTCCGGCCATCAACACGGTTCGTGAATGGGCCGACTGCCTGGAGACGTTGGTGGCCGACGATCTGTGGGCCCTGCCCAGCTATCAGGAGATGTTGTTCATCAAATAGCCGGTACCCCACGCCTACCGGAAACGAAAAAGGCCGCCCATTGGGCGGCCTTTTTCGTGGTGAAATCAAATTCAACGACGCGGCAGGTTCCGTTTTTGGAAAGTAACCGCGCGTTATACCATTCTAATGCAAAGCTTCTCTTTCGGGGTCGGTATCGGTATCGGCATCGGGGTCGAATTAGGATTATTAGCGAACAAACAGTATCGATCCCGATCCCGATACCGATACCGACCCCGATAGTATTATTGCGTAATCGGGCGATATTCGCCGCCCTGGTCCGTGATTTCCTGGAGTACGGCCTGACAGATATCTTCCAGGCGGGCCTGGCAGGGTGGGGTCAATTCGGTGCCCCAGGGGTCGAACTCCTTGGGCTCCATGCCGATGACCACGGCGTCCGGGCAGTTGCCCAGAACCTTGCAGGTGGCCAGGGTTTCCAAAAGGTCGGTCTGGTGCATGGAGTTCTTGAAGGCCACGCTCTTGCCCATCTCTACGCCGGCCAGACGGTACAGCGTTCCCGGTTCGCCGCCGTTGACCACGGCATCCACGACGATCAGCCGGTCAAACTCCATGATCGGTTCCATCAAGGCCATGCCCAATGTACCGCCGTCCATGAGTTCGACGTTGGCTGAAAAGGAGTACTCGGCGCGCAGTTTTTCCACGGTCTTGACGCCGACGCCTTCGTCCTTGAGCAAAATATTGCCCACGCCAAGAACCAGAATTTTCGGAGAGTTCTGTTCGTTCATCGGATTTCCAAATACGGAGAGCGAAGAATCCCCGACCCCCGGGGTCCCTTCGCTCTCCGTTGATGCATATCGTCCGGCGTTGCAAAAGGCAATCGGACGTTCAGGTTATGGTTACAGGACCTTGAACTCGTGGACCTGGTTGGTCTTGGAGTCGATGACGTGCACGCCGCAAGCAATACAAGGGTCGAAGGAGTGCACGGTGCGCAACAGTTCCACGGGACGCTTCGGATCGGCGATGGGCGTGTTGATCAGCGCCTCTTCCACCGGTCCCAGCTTGCCCTTGTCGCAGCGCGGTCCGAGGTTCCAGGTGGAGGGGACAACCAACTGGAAGTTCTCGATCTTGCCGTCCTTGATCTTGATCCAGTGGCTCAGCGCGCCGCGAGGCACGTCGGCGAATCCGACACCCTCGGCCTCGTCGGGCATTTCATGGTTCTCCGCGATCTTGTTGTTCCCGCTCTTCAGGTTGTCCACCAGTTCGTCCAGCCAGTCTTCCATCTTCTGGGCGATGGTCAGGGTGTGGATACCGCGGGCCGCGGTCCGACCCAGAGTGGAGTGCAGGGCTTCGGGGCCCACGCCGAGGTGGTTCAGGACCAGATCCACGGCGGCGACGGTTTCCGGCTGGCCCTTGCCGTAGGCCACCAGCACGGCTGCCAGCGGGCCGACTTCCATGGGCTCGTCATTGTACCGCGGGGCCTTCATCCAGGAGTAGCGCTCGGTATCGCCCAGCTTGGTGTACTTGGGCTCGGTCACGCCTTCGTAAGGATGCCGGGCTTCGGAGCCTTCGTACCAGCTGGCGGCCACGTGCTCGTAGATGGCGTTGGGATCAACGTCATGCACGGTGGACAGGTCGCGATTCATGATCACGCCGGGCGGCAGCCAGCGGCTGTTCAGGTCTTTCTCGATTTTCGGATACTCGCCGAAGGCCAGGTAGTTGGTGCATCCGCCGATGCCGGCCCAGTCCTTGTAGTAGGAGGCCACGGCCAGCAGATCCGGGATGTATAGCTGTTCAATGAATTCCCGTGTCTCGCGCAACAGGGAGCGGTACTCTTCCAGCCGCTCGGGTCGCAGGGATTCGTAGCAGGTCACCCCGCCGCTGATGGTGAACTGGGTGTGCGGGACCTTGCCGCCGAAGATGGCGATGGCCCGGGTGGCCTTGATCTGCAGGCGCAGGGCCTCCAGGTAGTGGGCCGTGGCGATCAGGTTCACTTCCGGCGGCAGGTAGTAGGCCGGGTGTCCGCCCAGGAAGTCGGCGTTGGTGAAAATACCGAGCTGGCCCTGGTTGACGTAGGTGGTCAGCTTTTCCTGAACGGCCTTCAAGTCCTCGGCCTTGGTCGGACGCGGGGAGATGTTGTTGGCGATCTTGGCGGCCTTGATCGGGTCGGCCTGCAAGGCGCTGGTTACGTCGACCCAGTCAAGGGCGTGCAGGACGTAGAAGTGGATGAAATGGTCGGCGACGGTTTGCGAAGCCATGACCAGGTTGCGGATGATCCGGGCATTATCGGGAATCTCGACGCCCACGGCGTCGTCCAGGCATCGGGTGGATGCCAGGGCATGTACGTAGTTTCAGACCCCGCACGCGCGAGCGGTGAAGTGCTGCGCGTCTCTTGGGTCGCGACCCTTCAGAATGGTCTCCAGACCACGGTACAACTGGGAGCTGGAACGGGCGTTGACGACTTTGCCGTTGTCCACTTCCACTTCCAGACGCAGATGGCCCTCGATCCGGGTCAACGGATCGACGACGATCGGCCCGGAGTAGGCGCTTTGGGGCGTCACCGGAATGACCGGTGCGGCTTGGGGCTTACAGCCTGACATGGTATGTCCTCCTTACGATAGGTTTCGGGAATCGCGGTTTACGAATCGAGACAGCCTAGACCGGCTTGTAGAACGGGCTCAGCTGATCCCAGAACTTCGGCTCGCTGCAGCCGATACAGGGGTGGCCGGCTTCCACGGGCCAGTTGGTCTCGTTGAACTTGACCTTGGGACAATTGTTGTAGGTGTCCGGCCCCTTGCAGCCGACTTCATACAAACACCAGCCCTTTCTGGCTTCTTCGGAGTCAAAGGACGGGGCGAATTCGTAATTGAAGAAATGGTCCAGGCGCTCGCACAGTTCGTGGACCGACTCGCCGTAGAACATCTTCGGGCGATTCAAACGGTCCAGTTCGGGCATGCCCTTGGTCAGCAGGTGGACCACTGTGCCCACAAAGTTGTACGGGCTCGGCGGGCAGCCGGCGACGTTGATGGCCCGGGTCGGCAAGCCGAGGTGTTCCATCAGCTCGTTCACGCCCATGGCGGCGGTTGGGTTCGGGTCGGCGGATTGGACGCCGCCGAAGGTCGCGCAGGCGCCGATGGAAATCACGGCCTGGGCTTTGGGCAGATACTTTTGGGCCATTTCCAGCATGGTATGTCCGCCGACCATGCCGTAAATGCCGTTGTCCTTGGTGGGAATGGCGCCTTCGACTACGGCAATGAACCCGTGAGGCGAGTTCACGGCCTGTGCCAGGGCGTCCTCGGCGGCGTCGCCGGCCGCGGCCATCAGGGTTTCGTGGTAATCCAGGGAAATGGTGTCCAGAAGCAGTTCGTCAATGTACGGGTTGACCGTACGGACCACGGCCATGGAACAGCCGGTGCACTCCGCGAAGTGAAAGTAGACCACCGAGGGCCTGCGCGGATCGGTCAACGCGGCCGCCACCTGTTTGGCGAACGAGGCTTCCATGCCCATGACCGCAGCGACCGTCGCACAGAATTTCATGAAGTCGCGGCGATTCACGCCACGGCATTCGAGCCGTTTCTCGGCTCCTTCCTTTGCCAGACCAACACTGAGTCTCATAACCCACCTCCGTTTAAACGGTTAAACAGGAAGAAATCGCCTTTGGTGAAAAGCATTAAAGGTAAAGGTTTTCAGACATTGAAAAATTGTCGTTTCCCAGGGCCGGGTGGAATCGTCGTTTTACGACTCCAGGGCCTGTGAAAAAAAGAACATTTCAACACAATGCTTTTCCAAAGTATGGTGAATTACCTAGCCCCGCGACAGGAGCATGTCAACCAAAAGGGGACGAGAGCACACTTTTTTGTTTCATCTTACGAAAAAGCAACGGTTTGCCAAGGAATGATACTGATCAGTCGAGATCTCTCGATCATAAACGTGAAGTAACTACTCAGCACAGAGTAATGCTGTTGCCGGGGTCGGGGTCGGAATCGGGATCGGAATCGAAAACGCTGGGAAGCGTTCTAAAATCTTCCTGTTCCGATTCCGACTCCGATACCGACCCCGATTGCCGGAGCAAGAGCGGGCACAAAATGTGCTGAGTAGATACAACGTGAAAAGGCAACCGTCATACTCTTGGAACGCACCATGTGAAAGGGCGCTCATTGAGAGCGCCCTTTGCTTTCGTTCGATCCGCCTTCGCCCGGAATGAACGGGGCGACCGTGTATGATCCGCGAAAAAATCACTCTGGAACGCGAGCGATCACCTCCCGTCCGATCTTGCTGCCGAATTCCTGGCAGGCGTCCAGATCCTGGTCCGTGGGGACGTTTTTGACGCGCAACGGTTCGGCAACGATCTCCACCTTGGCGGATTGCAGGAACTCGGATATCTGTTTGGCCGCCTCGCCGCTCCAACCGTAAGAGCCGAAGGCCGCGCCGATTTTGCCTTGTGGCTTGAGTCCCTTCATATAAGTCAACATGTCCGCGAGTAATGGGAGCATGCCGTTGTTGTGGGTGGGGGAGCCGGCGACGATGGCCTGAGCATCCATGATAAACGGCATCACGTCGCTGTGATGGGCCGATTTCAAGGAAAACATCTGCACGCTGACGCCTTCGGCCATCATCCCATCGGCAATGGCCCGGGCCATCCGTTCCGTGCTTTTCCACATGGTGTCGTAGAAGACTACGGCCTTGCGCTGGGGCTTTTGGGCGCTCCACTCTCCATATTTGGCCAGTATTTCCGGAATATGGGTCCGCCAGATCAGCCCGTGGTCCGGTGCGATCATGTCGATGTCCCAGCCCACCTCCCCGACCTTTGCCAAAAGCTTTTGAACCAGAGGAGAGAAGGGCAGAATGATGTTCGCGTAGTAACTGGCGGCCAAGTCGAACAGCAGACTCTTGTCAACCTGGTCGTCGAACCGTTCGCTGGAAGCCAGGTTTTGACCGAAAGCGTCGCTGGAGATGAGCAGCTTGTCCTCCGGCAGGAAGGAAAACATACTGTCCGGCCAGTGCAGCATCTTGGTTTCCAGAAAGGTGACCGTACGCTTGCCCAGGCTGATGCTCTGGCCGGAGGCGACGACCTCGTAGGGCCAGTCCTCACGGTGATAATGACTGATCAAAGCCTGCTTGGCGATGGGCGAGCAGAACACCTTTTCCGGTTTGACGATCTCCATGATCTTGGGCAACGCCCCCGAGTGGTCCGGCTCCACGTGGTTGACGATAAGATAGTCGATTTGTTCCGGATCAATGGTGGCCTTGAGGCAACGTAATAATTCGTCCACATGGTTCGCCGGGACCAAATCGAACAGGGCGATTTTTTCGTCCTTGACCAGGTAGGCGTTGTAGGTGGTGCCGCGA contains the following coding sequences:
- a CDS encoding HyaD/HybD family hydrogenase maturation endopeptidase, with the protein product MNEQNSPKILVLGVGNILLKDEGVGVKTVEKLRAEYSFSANVELMDGGTLGMALMEPIMEFDRLIVVDAVVNGGEPGTLYRLAGVEMGKSVAFKNSMHQTDLLETLATCKVLGNCPDAVVIGMEPKEFDPWGTELTPPCQARLEDICQAVLQEITDQGGEYRPITQ
- a CDS encoding glutamine synthetase III; protein product: MSGIQSRLNAISAVTNYVPSAAPLNFAETKPTDLFGCNVFNDKVMKERLPSDAYKSLKKTIEYGEKLDPALADIVANAMKDWAIEKGATHFTHVFYPLTGLTAEKHDAFLVPDGSGGAMAQFSGKLLIQGEPDASSFPSGGLRTTFEARGYTAWDVTSPAYILENPNGTFLCIPTAFVSWTGEALDKKTPLLRSLQALNKQAKRVLGLFGVETKLPVTSYAGPEQEYFLIDRNFVFTRPDLLIAGRSLFGAKPAKGQEFEDQYFGAIPRRVLSFMMEVERELYKLGVPVKTRHNEVAPGQYEIAPIFEAGNLATDHNQLVMTVLRNVAKRYGMECLLHEKPFAGINGSGKHLNYSIGNAELGSLFDPGETPHENAQFLIFCAAAIRAMHKFGALLRATVATASNDHRLGANEAPPAIMSVYLGAQLTDVFEQIKAGAVKGSKKKDALTVGVDTLPPLPMDPGDRNRTSPFAFTGNRFEFRAVGSAQSIAGPQVALNTMMSESLDYMATELEKATKGDPGKLNNAVQALLKKVIIEHEAIIFNGDGYSEEWHKEAEKRGLPNLKTTPEALPEITSKPVIELFKTYGVLSEAELHSRQEIYLEQYSKTINTEANLAIRLAKTVIFPAAVRYQGELAATCANLKAIGHDVKMITLEDVTAKLRSLQKAVGDLEGALGKVPHGDTLKEAKYFCEAILPAINTVREWADCLETLVADDLWALPSYQEMLFIK
- a CDS encoding FprA family A-type flavoprotein — translated: MLPVEIKKDIFWVGSVDWNLRDFHGYSLAPRGTTYNAYLVKDEKIALFDLVPANHVDELLRCLKATIDPEQIDYLIVNHVEPDHSGALPKIMEIVKPEKVFCSPIAKQALISHYHREDWPYEVVASGQSISLGKRTVTFLETKMLHWPDSMFSFLPEDKLLISSDAFGQNLASSERFDDQVDKSLLFDLAASYYANIILPFSPLVQKLLAKVGEVGWDIDMIAPDHGLIWRTHIPEILAKYGEWSAQKPQRKAVVFYDTMWKSTERMARAIADGMMAEGVSVQMFSLKSAHHSDVMPFIMDAQAIVAGSPTHNNGMLPLLADMLTYMKGLKPQGKIGAAFGSYGWSGEAAKQISEFLQSAKVEIVAEPLRVKNVPTDQDLDACQEFGSKIGREVIARVPE
- a CDS encoding hydrogenase small subunit, which produces MRLSVGLAKEGAEKRLECRGVNRRDFMKFCATVAAVMGMEASFAKQVAAALTDPRRPSVVYFHFAECTGCSMAVVRTVNPYIDELLLDTISLDYHETLMAAAGDAAEDALAQAVNSPHGFIAVVEGAIPTKDNGIYGMVGGHTMLEMAQKYLPKAQAVISIGACATFGGVQSADPNPTAAMGVNELMEHLGLPTRAINVAGCPPSPYNFVGTVVHLLTKGMPELDRLNRPKMFYGESVHELCERLDHFFNYEFAPSFDSEEARKGWCLYEVGCKGPDTYNNCPKVKFNETNWPVEAGHPCIGCSEPKFWDQLSPFYKPV
- a CDS encoding phosphate acyltransferase; protein product: MAITSLDDLIRSAATADQNPKLAIARSGDAFVLEAAMQAYAAGVVEPVFIGDMDATRRIAENLGADISDLRGVDLPDDEAAVREAVRMFREGEAALIMKGAVSTSTLLKAVLDKTGGVPPQGILSHVTVFENPHSGKLMLLSDAAVNIRPNLQRKVEILRNALTVARALGIAAPRAAMLAATEKVNYPAMPSTLDADLIARMGREGAFGDAHVAGPMALDLALSAKAAASKRFQNEVAGQADILITPDIESGNVLYKCLNTLLGLDVAGVVVGSSVPIVVPSRGDSPRSKLLSMALAVYLVRAVSHDSEHHHPADL
- a CDS encoding nickel-dependent hydrogenase large subunit, whose amino-acid sequence is MSGCKPQAAPVIPVTPQSAYSGPIVVDPLTRIEGHLRLEVEVDNGKVVNARSSSQLYRGLETILKGRDPRDAQHFTARACGVUNYVHALASTRCLDDAVGVEIPDNARIIRNLVMASQTVADHFIHFYVLHALDWVDVTSALQADPIKAAKIANNISPRPTKAEDLKAVQEKLTTYVNQGQLGIFTNADFLGGHPAYYLPPEVNLIATAHYLEALRLQIKATRAIAIFGGKVPHTQFTISGGVTCYESLRPERLEEYRSLLRETREFIEQLYIPDLLAVASYYKDWAGIGGCTNYLAFGEYPKIEKDLNSRWLPPGVIMNRDLSTVHDVDPNAIYEHVAASWYEGSEARHPYEGVTEPKYTKLGDTERYSWMKAPRYNDEPMEVGPLAAVLVAYGKGQPETVAAVDLVLNHLGVGPEALHSTLGRTAARGIHTLTIAQKMEDWLDELVDNLKSGNNKIAENHEMPDEAEGVGFADVPRGALSHWIKIKDGKIENFQLVVPSTWNLGPRCDKGKLGPVEEALINTPIADPKRPVELLRTVHSFDPCIACGVHVIDSKTNQVHEFKVL
- the buk gene encoding butyrate kinase, whose translation is MKKTILTINPGSTSTKVVLFQDLEPTLSREVQHSKAELAGFPNVWSQFALRLEPILAVLDQAGENRLDAVVGRGGLLAPLPGGVYRIDEQMLGDLRLRRFGEHPCNLGAPLALEIAQRFGGQALIVDPVVTDELCPEARLTGLPRIRRRSTFHALSQRGAAREAARRLGVDYENGKFIVAHLGGGISIGAHRRGRVVDVTNALDGEGPMSPERSGALPVLPLLRLLEDGVMDIPGLRRAVLREGGLFAHLGTNDFREIEEMVRHADPGAASVVAAFVYATAKHIASLLPVLVTTNDPSPVDAIVLAGGLAHSALLVRELTARLAPWARIEVVLGLTEARVMAESALAALEGRVEVQDYVGNDFETHHL
- the ilvN gene encoding acetolactate synthase small subunit, which codes for MTQTISALTKNKPGVLADMAQAIRKYNVNIRSISAGETEDPDISRLTIGLDGTDEDVQRITEDMAAMDVIIGMDDLRRKEFVDRELILVKVAMDPATTTQIMQIFEVFRANVVGMGRRTITVEMSGDRERVDGLINMLKPHGIKSLCRSGMIALKRGDE